From a single Streptomyces sp. 1331.2 genomic region:
- a CDS encoding HAD family hydrolase — translation MSTTSPSPVSPDDTRSGGGLPYRLVATDLDGTLLTSEETVSERTRAALAAATGAGALHIIVTGRSAVWARPVFDEIGYTGIAVCGQGAQVYDAGAHKLLTSLTLDRRLAALAIEKIEAETGPLAVAANQDGLDGQVLAGPGYELLIGSDLPVVRVDRGELFASPLGKLYIQHHALTDDALAEAARRAAGDLVGVVMAGAGVVELLPLGLSKATGLAVAARRLGLRAADTIAFGDMPNDVPMFGWAAHGVAMANAHEELLAVADAVTASNDEDGVAAVLERLYPAR, via the coding sequence ATGAGCACCACCAGCCCCAGCCCCGTCTCCCCGGACGACACCCGAAGCGGTGGCGGCCTGCCCTACCGGCTGGTCGCCACCGACCTCGACGGCACCCTGCTGACCAGCGAGGAGACCGTCTCCGAGCGCACCCGCGCCGCCCTGGCCGCAGCCACCGGCGCGGGCGCGCTGCACATCATCGTCACCGGCCGCTCGGCCGTCTGGGCCCGCCCGGTCTTCGACGAGATCGGCTACACCGGGATAGCCGTCTGCGGCCAGGGCGCCCAGGTCTACGACGCCGGCGCGCACAAGCTGCTCACCTCCCTCACCCTGGACCGCCGGCTCGCGGCGCTCGCCATCGAGAAGATCGAGGCCGAGACCGGCCCGCTCGCCGTCGCCGCCAACCAGGACGGCCTCGACGGCCAGGTGCTGGCCGGCCCCGGCTACGAACTGCTGATCGGCTCCGACCTGCCGGTCGTCCGGGTCGACCGCGGCGAGCTGTTCGCCTCCCCGCTCGGCAAGCTCTACATCCAGCACCACGCGCTGACCGACGACGCCCTCGCCGAAGCGGCCCGCCGCGCCGCCGGCGACCTGGTCGGCGTCGTGATGGCCGGCGCCGGCGTGGTCGAGCTGCTGCCGCTGGGCCTGTCCAAGGCCACCGGCCTGGCCGTCGCCGCCCGCCGCCTCGGGCTGCGCGCCGCCGACACCATCGCCTTCGGCGACATGCCCAACGACGTCCCGATGTTCGGCTGGGCCGCCCACGGCGTCGCCATGGCCAACGCCCACGAGGAACTCCTCGCCGTCGCCGACGCCGTCACCGCCAGCAACGACGAGGACGGCGTCGCAGCCGTCCTGGAACGCCTCTACCCCGCCCGCTGA